Proteins from a genomic interval of Phlebotomus papatasi isolate M1 chromosome 3, Ppap_2.1, whole genome shotgun sequence:
- the LOC129806354 gene encoding double-stranded RNA-specific editase Adar, protein MNRNFNYSPGQQRRQSAGGYNQSFGNQQGGGNKPFLSGGFLDNNSKSQQNPPANQQAPAGRPNLRSQKNNYGNTNYQEVPVETTPEPKMVPPPVQDVAPPAQAKMELAGQEDAVMTSAENQEDKKMNVEDEAGASGELGAARRRILGLTKKKISNKERRIRQNRRLRKMLTPKNAITALHELQGPSTLDFMIAGVNNDFRAEVNVNSVKYVGQGRSKVLAKNNAAEKALRDFVIAKMAAKARRVKEEKSIEAGEAEMKEGTEQEEVDDVPMLNLVSFALHKLFTEWEAEGFTVPDFRNGQEAVQQMVVDGANGAEQPVAKTLPAPREELPPNAAATHPTMLLSIMSPGTQFVDVGSEGKPPNVVHTVSVSLNGKNYVGTGRTKKLARKNAAMEACMDRYGVKFNPDIVEAS, encoded by the exons ATGAATAGAAATTTCAATTATTCACCAGGACAG CAACGTAGGCAGTCTGCTGGAGGGTACAATCAGTCATTTGGGAATCAACAAGGCGGAGGCAACAAGCCATTCCTTTCGGGTGGTTTCTTGGACAACAATAGCAAGTCCCAGCAGAATCCACCGGCTAATCAACAAGCTCCCGCTGGAAGACCCAATTTACGATCACAGAAGAATAACTACGGAAACACCAACTACCAGGAAGTTCCCGTTGAGACGACTCCTGAGCCGAAAATGGTGCCACCTCCTGTGCAAGACGTTGCACCGCCGGCGCAGGCCAAGATGGAATTGGCTGGGCAAGAGGATGCTGTTATGACGTCAGCTGAGAATCAGGAAGATAAGAAAATGAATGTTGAAGATGAAGCTGGAGCATCGGGAGAATTGGGGGCGGCTAGGAGGCGTATTTTGGGGCTGACGAAGAAGAAGATCTCCAATAAGGAGCGACGTATTCGTCAGAATCGCAGATTGCGCAAAATGCTGACGCCTAAGAATGCCATTACGGCTCTTCATGAATTGCAGGGTCCATCGACATTGGACTTTATGATTGCCGGGGTCAATAATGACTTCCGGGCTGAGGTGAATGTGAACAGTGTGAAGTATGTTGGACAGGGAAGATCGAAGGTTTTGGCGAAGAATAATGCAGCTGAGAAGGCTTTGAGGGATTTTGTCATTGCCAAGATGGCTGCCAAGGCGCGTAGGGTGAAGGAGGAGAAGTCAATTGAGGCAGGAGAGGCTGAGATGAAGGAAGGAACGGAACAGGAGGAGGTAGATGATGTGCCAATGCTCAATTTGGTGTCATTTGCTCTCCATAAACTCTTCACCGAATGGGAAGCTGAAGGGTTCACTGTTCCGGACTTCCGGAATGGTCAAGAGGCAGTTCAGCAGATGGTTGTGGATGGGGCAAATGGGGCTGAACAGCCAGTTGCCAAGACCCTACCGGCTCCCAGGGAAGAATTGCCACCGAATGCAGCTGCTACGCATCCCACCATGTTGCTGTCTATTATGAGTCCGGGAACGCAATTTGTTGATGTGGGATCCGAGGGAAAGCCGCCTAATGTTGTGCACACGGTCAGTGTGTCCCTGAATGGGAAGAACTACGTCGGGACAGGACGTACGAAGAAGCTTGCACGCAAGAATGCAGCAATGGAAGCCTGCATGGATCGCTATGGCGTAAAATTCAATCCGGACATCGTTGAGGCATCGTAA
- the LOC129806341 gene encoding DEAD box protein 52 homolog: MDSNDIFRKLTCGASFKKSNFTLQKQKVPTTWKIKEEIKSEPVNLYSDAEKVKEWLSSANSDEDIKSEPEEELNILDDLRTQGVGEKRKKSRQLSKKVKNQLATEAVNHMRNMYKISVMGSNIPPPIETFDEMAQRYSLRMDISNNLTICGYRDPTPIQMQAMPVMLQKKHSLLACAPTGSGKTAAFLVPIIRDLETPKKAGFRALIVCPTRELARQILRECSRLCEGMNFKLHLITKTQKAEEVYSPEKTRRFDILISTPNRICFLLKENLLDLSGVQWLVIDEADKLFEEKGKNSFRKQLNEILEACSNPNRRVALFSATHTPIVAKWTKRNLKHLVKVSVGVRNSATDSVEQELLFVGSEAGKLLAVRDLVKQGLQPPVLIFVQSKERAQQLLSELLYDGINVEAIHADRTQNERDSVVRGFREGKIWVLICTELMSRGIDFKGVNLVINYDFPPSSISYVHRIGRAGRAGRRGKAITFFTADDVVNLRGIAQIIRNSGGTVPDYMLALKRRSRKVRRKLMNSAPKREDITTLPKFMQRKKTQKTPQNSPNKKKIKHSQ, from the exons ATGGATTCTAATGATATATTTAGAAAGTTAACGTGTGGTGCTTCCTTCAAAAAGTCGAATTTCACGTTGCAAAAACAG AAAGTCCCGACAACATGGAAAATCAAGGAAGAAATCAAATCTGAGCCTGTTAATTTGTATTCCGATGCTGAGAAAGTCAAGGAGTGGCTCAGTTCAGCAAATTCTGATGAAGATATCAAGTCAGAGCCCGAGGAAGAGCTCAATATTTTGGATGATTTGAGGACACAGGGAGTTGGGGAGAAGAGAAAAAAGTCCCGGCAGCTGTCCAAGAAGGTGAAGAATCAACTGGCAACGGAGGCTGTCAATCACATGAGGAATATGTACAAAATAAGTGTAATGGGATCGAATATTCCACCGCCAATTGAGACTTTCGATGAGATGGCACAGAGGTACAGCCTCAGGATGGATATTAGCAATAATTTGACCATTTGTGGCTATAGAGATCCTACGCCAATTCAGATGCAGGCAATGCCTGTGATGCTACAGAAGAAGCATTCACTGTTGGCTTGTGCTCCGACGGGTTCGGGCAAGACGGCGGCTTTTCTCGTGCCGATAATCCGGGATCTTGAGACACCTAAGAAGGCGGGATTTAGGGCATTAATTGTCTGTCCAACGAGAGAATTGGCCAGGCAGATCCTCAGGGAATGTTCGAGATTGTGCGAAGGCATGAATTTCAAGTTGCATTTGATCACAAAAACCCAAAAAGCTGAAGAAGTTTATTCACCGGAAAAGACTCGACGTTTTGACATTCTCATCTCGACGCCCAATCGGATCTGCTTCCTGCTGAAGGAGAATTTGCTGGATTTGAGTGGAGTGCAGTGGTTGGTGATTGATGAGGCGGACAAGTTATTTGAGGAGAAGGGCAAGAATAGCTTCCGGAAGCAATTGAATGAGATCCTCGAGGCCTGTAGCAATCCCAATCGTCGAGTGGCATTGTTCAGTGCTACGCATACACCCATCGTGGCCAAATGGACCAAACGCAATCTTAAGCATCTGGTGAAGGTGTCGGTTGGAGTGAGGAATTCCGCTACGGATTCCGTTGAGCAGGAACTCCTGTTTGTCGGCTCAGAAGCCGGAAAATTGCTGGCAGTGCGAGATTTAGTGAAACAGGGACTTCAGCCGCCAGTGTTGATTTTTGTGCAGAGCAAGGAAAGGGCTCAGCAGCTCCTGTCTGAACTCCTGTACGATGGTATCAATGTGGAGGCCATTCACGCTGATCGGACTCAGAATGAACGAGATTCCGTTGTCCGGGGATTCCGGGAGGGTAAGATCTGGGTTCTAATCTGCACGGAGCTCATGAGTCGAGGAATTGACTTCAAGGGAGTCAATTTGGTCATCAACTATGACTTTCCACCCTCGTCCATTTCCTACGTGCACCGCATCGGACGGGCAGGAAGGGCAGGAAGACGCGGAAAGGCCATAACATTCTTCACAGCTGACGATGTTGTCAATCTCCGTGGCATTGCTCAAATTATCCGAAATTCCGGAGGCACCGTTCCCGACTACATGCTAGCTCTAAAACGGCGATCACGCAAAGTTCGCCGGAAGCTCATGAATAGCGCCCCAAAGCGTGAGGATATCACAACTCttccaaaatttatgcaaagaaaaaaaacccagaAAACACCCCAAAATTCtccaaacaagaaaaaaataaaacactcccaataa